GGCGTGCAATTTCAAAAGACCCTCAGCCACAAGTTCCGGCTGCCTTGCGAAAAGGGCGCGCACCCTCTCGAGCTCGAGCGTCACTTTTTCCCTTTTTGGGTCAGTAAATAGCGGCTGCATATTATCCTTCCAGTCCAGGTAGGCTGTATGAACCGCTTTATCTTTCAAATCTTCTTCCGTAGCATTCAGATTCACCCTTTTTTTATGCTGAATGACTTTATCGACGAAGACTTTAAAATCGGGGTCGGTTTTCATCCGATGAATTCGAATCGACTCGGTGTTTTTTAAAAAAATGGAGGCCAAAATACCCGCCGTTCCCAACGTTCCGATTCCCGTCGCCACCATCACCGTTGTGGAAGCAGCCCCAACACCCATGCTGAGCAGGGCGGGAAGGAGGGCAAAAGGGCCAAGAATCCCCGTGAAAAGAAAAATGGCGCCTACAATCAGCATCACTTTCGCCACCGTTTGATGAAAGGACGCTTTCTTGGCCAACGTCTCTTTCTCCACCTCATCGACCGGAGGAAAAGCATAAGGGTTGGCAGCTGAAATTTTTTCTTTTGGAGTTTTAAATGTGATCTTGTTGAATATTTTATCGATTAAGCCGCCTTCGCCTGTTTTCCACCCTTCAAGACCCTCAAATGCGGATTTGTATAATCTCTGCACTTCGGCATCGCGGCTGCGAAGTTTAGGGCACTCTTTTTCAAGCAGTGCGGTGTAATCCTTCTCCTCCATGACAGATCCGAGCGCCACGTCTAAAAAATGTGATTTAGCATCAAAGGAGAGAACATGCTGGGAAAAACCTGGTGCCACCATAAAAAACCTCATGATTGAACACCGATTTTACCAAAAAACTATGAATTCCATCAATAAAAAATAAATTTACACAAAATTAACAATTATGAATCTCAAAGACGATTAATAGATAATTGATTATTTACAAACAACAAACAACTTTAGTGAGCAGAGTGACCGTTTTGGGTATATCGATGGGAGAGATTTCTCTTACCCGAAATTCACTTGATATCAAGGGCGACAATGGAAAAGTCGTCCGCAAATGAAGGCGCTTTCTTATCAGCCAGGGAAAACCGTAAGATATTATCAAGGTCCTCATCCGTGGACTGCACAGGAAGAGCTTTTAAAAATTTGACGAAGTCATCCAGAGTCGTCGTAAATCCGCTCTTAAGTTCCTGTTCAAAAACCCCATCACTGAAAAGATAGAGACGCGCGGGCCCTTTCACCTCAAAAAGAGCGTTCGTGTACGAAAAGGTCGGCATGGCCCCGATCATGAGACCGGGAGTGGTGAGCTGTTCAAAAATAGGGGGGGAACCTACTGCCCTGGACTTGATGATTGCCGGTGGGTGGCCAGCACTTGAGTAGAGGAGCGTGCCCGATGAGAGAGTATAAACCCCATACCACATCGAAAAAAACATATTATGATGCTTTTCCATAGGAAAAAGGGCGTTCATCCTCATCAACACATCGCTCGGATTGTAGTAGTCGAAGCCGATCGAAGCGGCCTTTTCGCGCAAGACGTTCACTGCAGAAATCGATAGCAGGGCGGCGCCAACACCATGACCGCAGACGTCTAATAGATAGAGGGCGAAATGGTCTTCATCAATATAATGATACCCGAAAATATCACCGCCAAGAGTCATTGAAGGGATGAATTGCCACGATGCCGTTAAACTCTTGTCTTTCAAGGGCAAAGGGAGGATAGAGCGGACATAGTCGGAAGCGTCGTCAATTTCTTTTTTGAGAGCCCGCTGGCTTTCAGCCAATCGGTCGAAGGCAAAGTTTCTCTCAAGGTGAGCGATATAAGCTTTTGAGTGATACCGTATCCTGGCGATGAACTCTTCTTTCTCAGGAAGCTTAACCATATAGTCATTGGCCCCTTCGGCAAAGGCCCGGGCTTTAATCAAGGGATCTTCTTTGACGGAGAGCACGACTAGAGGGATGTTTTTGGTGTCTTTGTGTGTTTTAAAATACTTAACCAAAGTCAAGCCATCGATTTCCGGCATGATCAGATCCTGTAAAATGACCGTCGGCTTAAGCTCGATCGCCATTTTCAGGGCTTCCGTGGGATCTTGACACCAATAAAAAACAATGTCTTGTTCGGTTACAAGGCACCTTTTTATCGCTTCGGAAATGATGCGCTGATCATCCACCAGCAACACAGAGACTGGATGCTGATTCAAATACTCCAAAGTCGACCTGTCCCGGTCTAAAATCATACTCATAGCCACATCCTTCAGGAACGTACTGCGGCTGGAGAGTTTTTCGTAGCTATCAACTCTCTGATCTTCACCCCGATCAAATCGATCGGCAGGCAATACTTCGCTGCATCCAGCTCCTTTGCCGCCCTCGGCATACCATAGACGACTGCAGTCGACCAATCTTCGATAATTGTGTCGAAACCTGCATTTTTAAGATTCAAAAGTCCCTGCGCTCCATCGGAACCCATTCCCGTGAGCAGGCAAGCTATCCCTTTCAGACCGGAAACCCGTGCGACACTGTTGAAAAAAACGTCAATGGAAGGTTTGTTCAAAAGGGTGTCTAAGCTCCCTTCAGGCAAATAATTTAAACGCATTCTTGGGTTTAGCACCAAATGGGCGTTTTTTCCCGCCACATAGGCCTCTCCCGCCTTGAGCTCTGTTTCCCCCTCCACAAGAGAAACCCTCACGGAAGACTTTTCCTGCAACCAGGAAACAAGCCCCTTGGCAAATTCATGGTCAACATGTTGCAAGATTACTGTGGCGTATGGAAAATCAGTGCCTTGCGAAGACAATATTTTACGAATCGCGACAGGCCCTCCAGTAGATGCTCCTATCAGAAGTAACGGGGGTACGGTGTGGCCGGCAAAAGAGGGGTCCGCGGGCAGGACGTAGGGGATTTCTTTACTTGAACCGCTCTCAATCAAAGATGCCATGATTTCGATCTTTTTGAGCAGATCTTGCGTCTCGACCTCGCAAGTATTGATGTCAAAAGAGGGGGTTTTAACCACATCCAGAGCGCCAGCTCCCATCGCTTCGAACACCAAAGAGACGTTTCCTGCAACATTGGCAGTCACTATCAAGATAGCGCAAGGCGCTTTACCCATGATTTCCCGGGTTGCCTCGGCGCCATTCAGCTTAGGCATCAGAAGATCCATCAGAAGAATGTCAGGTTTATTCTGAGAACATTTTTCGATGGCATCCTCTCCGTCGCAGGCCGTCCAGATAACCTTATGTCTCGTCTTCTTCTGAATGAGGTTGTTGAGGAGCTCGCAAGCCAGCTTCAAGTCATTTGCAATTGCTATCTTCATGCCTCTCCTTCTCGATTTTAGAGCCTGCCTCTAAACTTGGGTTTAGCAAACTGAAAGCTCCCCAAAGTCGAGATACTTTCGGTTTATACCGAAAGTATCTCAAAAATTGGGATTTTGGCTTTGAGAAAGCCTCGGGATTGAAAGATGACAAGTCACCTAATATTAGAAATATGAGGTGACTTGCCATCTTTCAATCCCGAGGCTTTCTCATTGCCAAAAACCAAATTTTGAGACACTTTCGGTATAGTTCAAGTTTCCAAACTTCTCTAGCACACATCATTAGGTACCTTGAGCACCGCTTTAACAGCATCGACAAAGACCCGATCCTGGAACTGGCTTTTCGAAAAAAAGTGATCGACCTTCAGAGGTTTCATCGCCTCAGAAAACCCGCCTTCATCTTTATAGCTCAGCAAAATGACAGGAAGCTCCGACTCTTTAAACTCCCCTCTTATCTTATGGATTAATTCTATTCCACTCATTTCAGGCATATCGATATCGCTGATCAAAAGGTCATACTTCTCTTGATTTACCTTCCTTAATCCCTCTTGGCCATTCTCAGCTTGATCGACTACAAACCCTTCTGTGGAAAGAAGATGTGTTAAAACACGGCGCACGATTGCCGAGTCATCGACAATCAAGATACGTTTTTTTCCGACGGGGTCTTTTTGTTGCAATGGCGGTAATCGCGCCCCGAGGGGACTTTCTGCAATCTGCCGCTCAATTACTATTTTTATGCCTTCCGTATCTAAAATAAGCAGAGGATAGCCGTCCTCCATGAAAGAACCCGCGCTTATGGCATCCATCTTACCAATTTTTTTGTCCAATTCGTGGATCGCGATCTCTTTCTCTCCCAAAAAAACATCTACCTGAATTCCATAATCGCTAATACCGTCGCTCAACATCACGACAGGAATTCTTGCCAAGGGCGGTTCCGTACGCCGCAATCGAAGAATTGACAGCCCGTCAAACAGCGCCACATTTTTGCCGCCATCCTTAAAATATTCTCTGCCTTCAACTGTGAACAGATCCTCTTTTTCGACGTAGAGTACTTTTTTAATCCTAGCCAGGGGGAAAGCATACGGTTCTTTGTCAATCAGGACTAAAAGAGCTCTAATGATCGAAAGGGTGAGCGGGAGGATCATCTCAAAGAGAGCTCCTCCGGCATCCTTGACCACCACTCTTCCGCCCAACTGCTCGACAGTGCTCTGTACAACATTCAGGCCTATTCCCCTGCCGGAAATTTCCGTGACCTCCTTGGAAGTGGAAAATCCTGGATGAAACAGGTATTTGAGAACATCCTTGTCATCCATCTTTCCAAGAATCGATTCGTGAGCCAGCTTCTTTTCGATGATCGCTTTCTTGATCTGATCTAAATCGATCCCGCTTCCGTCGTCATAAACCGAAATGACAAGCGCCCCATCCCTGTGCGTTGCCTCCACCTTGACAAGACCTGTTTCGCATTTACCCCTCAGGGCCCGCTCTTGAGTTGATTCAATTCCATGGTCGATAGCGTTCCTGACAAGGTGCGTCAAAGGAGATTCCAACTTTTCCAAAATCTCTCTATCCACTAACGTGTTCTTGCCTACAATTTGCAAATCAGCTTTCTTCGAGAGTTGCTTGCAAAGATCGCGGATCAGACGGGGTAAAAACTCCGTACCCTCCGAGAACGGACGCATCCTGCTCTCAACCATCTCCTGGTAGAATTTACTCGAGAGGGCTTCAGATGCCCTCGCAAACCTGTCAAATTCCTGCATAAGCTTAGAAATATCGTGGGAGAGAGACTTACCTTGCGCAAGAAGTGAATCGGCCACCGCAATGGATTCCTCTTTTTTTCCCGACCCTATCTTTTCCTTGATGCGGGAGAGGTCCATTGTCACTTTCAGAGCTTTCGTTTTCATTCTTCCCAAGCTTCTTTCAAAGAGGTCAAGTGATTTTGCCTCGA
The sequence above is drawn from the Estrella lausannensis genome and encodes:
- the cheB gene encoding chemotaxis-specific protein-glutamate methyltransferase CheB, with translation MKIAIANDLKLACELLNNLIQKKTRHKVIWTACDGEDAIEKCSQNKPDILLMDLLMPKLNGAEATREIMGKAPCAILIVTANVAGNVSLVFEAMGAGALDVVKTPSFDINTCEVETQDLLKKIEIMASLIESGSSKEIPYVLPADPSFAGHTVPPLLLIGASTGGPVAIRKILSSQGTDFPYATVILQHVDHEFAKGLVSWLQEKSSVRVSLVEGETELKAGEAYVAGKNAHLVLNPRMRLNYLPEGSLDTLLNKPSIDVFFNSVARVSGLKGIACLLTGMGSDGAQGLLNLKNAGFDTIIEDWSTAVVYGMPRAAKELDAAKYCLPIDLIGVKIRELIATKNSPAAVRS
- a CDS encoding fused response regulator/phosphatase codes for the protein MSMILDRDRSTLEYLNQHPVSVLLVDDQRIISEAIKRCLVTEQDIVFYWCQDPTEALKMAIELKPTVILQDLIMPEIDGLTLVKYFKTHKDTKNIPLVVLSVKEDPLIKARAFAEGANDYMVKLPEKEEFIARIRYHSKAYIAHLERNFAFDRLAESQRALKKEIDDASDYVRSILPLPLKDKSLTASWQFIPSMTLGGDIFGYHYIDEDHFALYLLDVCGHGVGAALLSISAVNVLREKAASIGFDYYNPSDVLMRMNALFPMEKHHNMFFSMWYGVYTLSSGTLLYSSAGHPPAIIKSRAVGSPPIFEQLTTPGLMIGAMPTFSYTNALFEVKGPARLYLFSDGVFEQELKSGFTTTLDDFVKFLKALPVQSTDEDLDNILRFSLADKKAPSFADDFSIVALDIK
- a CDS encoding Hpt domain-containing protein, with translation MQLEVLALFQKELREQVELIKSELDKLSEQRSAGEISRAFHSMKGAASLLKIDTIKSAAGWLEKEVNSVSPETRGAVKEAIQEFLAIIEPVLKKNEEELLDAIQELVPKISALEKMMSPKGPSAPVSVEGALDKRTPSGELFFYRLKELTDRFKQHLSFCESNFEDLERVTLLEELAAEIRDLGKTKGIQIVVEAGRSLNLCFFAVRKKLLGWTRGHFDLIQEIVEFLFGLAGESSETCQSWLIKKKSNVETCINIILAISNEATQFIYYEDLKGRHPLPYPKEELPEEGESFASQDLDEKDQRFVALFLTELRDQIKDFEGDLLTLEKNPDDTKTASKLMRASHSLKGASKAVGFHALTRLAHSMEDLFSLVQKGEGVIIPEAIDVLLKAVDILHVISKVESGHLDSWLMENKTRIDQLLRELSAAFAHCTLIRDISSPLPQEGRKVLVRKSATPEPPAEVKKALVETLLLPMEAVKEESRFLRVSLPHINHLMGLAGEFLVEAKSLDLFERSLGRMKTKALKVTMDLSRIKEKIGSGKKEESIAVADSLLAQGKSLSHDISKLMQEFDRFARASEALSSKFYQEMVESRMRPFSEGTEFLPRLIRDLCKQLSKKADLQIVGKNTLVDREILEKLESPLTHLVRNAIDHGIESTQERALRGKCETGLVKVEATHRDGALVISVYDDGSGIDLDQIKKAIIEKKLAHESILGKMDDKDVLKYLFHPGFSTSKEVTEISGRGIGLNVVQSTVEQLGGRVVVKDAGGALFEMILPLTLSIIRALLVLIDKEPYAFPLARIKKVLYVEKEDLFTVEGREYFKDGGKNVALFDGLSILRLRRTEPPLARIPVVMLSDGISDYGIQVDVFLGEKEIAIHELDKKIGKMDAISAGSFMEDGYPLLILDTEGIKIVIERQIAESPLGARLPPLQQKDPVGKKRILIVDDSAIVRRVLTHLLSTEGFVVDQAENGQEGLRKVNQEKYDLLISDIDMPEMSGIELIHKIRGEFKESELPVILLSYKDEGGFSEAMKPLKVDHFFSKSQFQDRVFVDAVKAVLKVPNDVC